From the Leptotrichia sp. oral taxon 221 genome, one window contains:
- a CDS encoding ribose-phosphate diphosphokinase: MEIRKFNKDEINIFSGSASLELSKKIVEYLGVELSENKIQKFADGEIFTKSLESIRGSKAFVIQSTSGDVNENIMELLIFIDALKRSSAKEIIAVIPYFGYARQDRTADPRDPITSKLIANLLSAAGATRIVTMELHRKQVQGFFDIPLDHVEALPILADYFEKKGFSQDENTVVVAPDIGSVKRARELAKWLEIPLAIIEKRKNENGEHDIENIIGDVRGKKVIIIDDMINTAKTIEMAADALMENGATEIYCCATHAIFSDSAVERLKKSPIKEIIVTDTIELSEDKKFDKLTILSTNEIFGEVLRRIVTGKEVSNLFKK, from the coding sequence GTGGAAATTAGAAAATTTAATAAGGATGAGATTAATATATTTTCTGGTTCAGCTAGTTTGGAATTATCAAAAAAAATAGTTGAATATTTGGGAGTAGAATTATCAGAAAATAAGATTCAGAAGTTTGCTGATGGGGAAATTTTTACGAAATCGCTGGAAAGTATTAGAGGAAGTAAGGCATTTGTTATACAATCGACTTCTGGTGATGTGAATGAAAATATTATGGAGTTGTTGATATTTATCGATGCGTTGAAAAGATCTTCAGCGAAGGAAATAATAGCTGTAATTCCGTATTTTGGGTATGCTAGACAAGATAGAACAGCTGATCCGAGAGATCCTATTACTTCAAAATTAATTGCAAATTTATTGTCAGCAGCTGGAGCGACTAGAATTGTTACGATGGAATTACATAGAAAGCAAGTACAAGGATTTTTTGACATTCCGTTAGATCATGTGGAAGCATTACCTATTTTGGCAGATTATTTTGAGAAAAAAGGGTTTTCGCAAGATGAGAATACTGTTGTTGTTGCACCAGATATTGGTTCAGTAAAAAGAGCGAGAGAATTGGCAAAATGGTTAGAAATACCGTTGGCAATAATTGAGAAAAGAAAAAATGAAAATGGTGAGCACGATATTGAAAATATAATTGGAGATGTCCGTGGAAAGAAAGTTATTATAATTGATGATATGATAAATACGGCAAAAACGATAGAAATGGCTGCAGATGCATTGATGGAAAATGGAGCAACTGAAATTTACTGTTGTGCGACACATGCGATTTTTTCTGATTCGGCTGTTGAGAGATTGAAAAAATCTCCAATAAAAGAAATTATAGTGACAGATACAATTGAATTGTCAGAGGATAAAAAATTTGATAAATTAACAATTTTGTCAACAAATGAAATTTTTGGAGAGGTATTAAGAAGAATAGTTACTGGAAAAGAAGTAAGTAACTTATTTAAAAAATAG
- a CDS encoding SWIM zinc finger domain-containing protein, with protein MAPNASAISNAKKLCDKGAFLKLWRSVDDTLYMGECKGSGKSNYTVSVDFIDEENPVTRCTCPSRQFPCKHGLALLFEILKGKKFEECEIPEDILAKREKKEKLKAKRANEEKEVKKKTSSKASKSARTKKIKKQLEGLDLIKKISSQLLKVGLSAMGSVSITEYRDIVKQLGDYYLPGPQVLFQRLLLEIQAYKEDQDKGHYQTALECLKKLRAIEKKGREFLNEQLEKNDPELTDNTLYEDLGGVWKLTQLNDLGLKKENARLVQLSFEVNYDEASKIFTDCGYWIDLESGEVSYTANYRPRSAMKYIKQENSNFSLLTVPTLTFYPGGVNKRIRWDVASFDKIESSCYKEIKKHAQSIDHAVKIAKNELKNILTNNEVALLLEFEKIMFVEEEGKKKYILIDKNQKMIELRDKKNKEFSENFYELLPNECLENQVMFVKLFYEGRDIYAQAQSIITDDKIIRFGF; from the coding sequence ATGGCTCCGAATGCTTCGGCGATTTCAAATGCAAAAAAATTGTGCGATAAAGGGGCATTTTTGAAATTATGGCGTTCGGTTGACGATACTTTGTATATGGGCGAGTGTAAGGGAAGTGGGAAATCGAATTATACGGTTTCAGTGGATTTTATTGATGAAGAAAATCCTGTTACACGATGTACTTGTCCAAGTAGACAATTTCCTTGTAAGCATGGATTAGCTTTGTTATTTGAGATATTGAAAGGGAAAAAATTTGAGGAGTGTGAAATACCAGAAGATATTTTGGCGAAAAGAGAAAAAAAGGAAAAATTAAAGGCGAAAAGGGCGAATGAGGAAAAGGAAGTTAAGAAAAAAACTTCTTCAAAAGCATCTAAATCAGCTAGAACAAAGAAAATTAAAAAGCAACTTGAAGGGCTAGATTTGATAAAGAAAATAAGTTCGCAATTATTGAAAGTTGGACTTTCTGCAATGGGGAGTGTTTCGATTACAGAGTATCGAGATATTGTAAAACAATTGGGAGATTATTATTTGCCAGGACCACAAGTTTTGTTTCAAAGATTACTTTTGGAAATTCAGGCGTATAAAGAGGATCAAGATAAGGGACATTATCAGACGGCTTTAGAATGTTTGAAAAAGTTGAGGGCGATTGAGAAAAAAGGTAGAGAGTTTTTGAATGAGCAACTTGAAAAGAATGATCCAGAATTGACGGATAATACGTTGTATGAGGATTTAGGAGGCGTGTGGAAGTTAACTCAGTTGAATGATTTGGGGTTAAAAAAGGAAAATGCGAGATTGGTGCAGCTTTCATTTGAAGTGAATTATGATGAGGCTAGTAAGATTTTTACAGATTGTGGATACTGGATTGATTTAGAGAGTGGGGAAGTGTCATATACTGCCAATTATAGACCTCGTTCGGCGATGAAATATATTAAGCAGGAAAATTCTAATTTTTCATTATTGACGGTGCCTACATTAACTTTTTATCCAGGTGGAGTTAATAAGAGAATAAGATGGGATGTTGCTAGTTTTGATAAAATTGAAAGTTCTTGTTACAAAGAGATAAAAAAACATGCTCAAAGTATAGATCATGCTGTAAAAATTGCTAAAAATGAATTAAAAAATATTTTGACAAATAATGAAGTGGCTTTATTACTAGAATTTGAAAAAATTATGTTTGTTGAAGAAGAAGGTAAGAAAAAATATATTTTAATTGATAAAAATCAAAAGATGATAGAGCTTAGAGATAAGAAAAACAAGGAATTTTCAGAAAATTTTTATGAACTTTTGCCAAATGAATGTTTGGAAAATCAAGTGATGTTTGTAAAATTATTTTATGAAGGTAGAGATATTTATGCTCAAGCACAAAGCATCATAACTGATGATAAAATTATTCGTTTTGGATTTTAG
- a CDS encoding AAA family ATPase translates to MAKKEELQRLTAEQMFQDEIDALIKAEKNPIPTGWKMSPKSVLTYICGGKAGRKVITPKYIGNKRLVEIAISTLVTDRALLLIGEPGTAKSWLSEHLTAAINGDSTRVIQGTAGTTEEQIRYSWNYAMLIAEGPTKDALIPSPIYKAMEDGAIARVEEISRCVSEVQDALISLLSEKRMSVPELNVEIPAKKGFSIIATANTRDKGVNEMSAALKRRFNIVVLPSPNTLEAEIDIVRSRVTQLAGNLDLNAKLPEEEVIEKVCTVFRELRQGVTLDGRQKIKPTANVLSTAEAISLLANSMALAGSFGDGEISDYDLAAGLQGAVVKEDSKDGQIWEEYLENIMKKRGSEWLDLYKECKALNKATK, encoded by the coding sequence ATGGCTAAAAAAGAAGAATTACAAAGATTAACAGCAGAACAGATGTTTCAAGATGAAATTGATGCGTTAATTAAGGCGGAAAAAAATCCAATACCTACTGGATGGAAAATGTCACCTAAATCAGTGTTGACATATATTTGTGGAGGGAAAGCTGGAAGAAAAGTGATAACGCCTAAATATATTGGAAATAAAAGATTGGTTGAGATTGCAATTTCGACTTTGGTTACGGATAGGGCATTGTTGCTGATTGGGGAGCCAGGGACTGCGAAATCTTGGTTGTCAGAGCATTTGACGGCGGCGATAAATGGAGATTCGACACGAGTTATTCAAGGAACAGCGGGAACGACTGAAGAGCAGATTAGATATTCTTGGAATTATGCGATGTTGATTGCAGAAGGGCCTACAAAAGATGCATTGATACCAAGTCCGATTTATAAAGCGATGGAAGATGGGGCGATTGCTAGAGTAGAAGAAATTTCTCGTTGTGTGTCAGAAGTGCAAGATGCGTTGATTTCTTTGTTGTCAGAAAAAAGAATGAGTGTACCTGAATTGAATGTAGAAATTCCAGCTAAAAAAGGGTTCTCTATTATTGCAACTGCGAATACTCGTGATAAGGGAGTTAATGAAATGTCGGCAGCGTTAAAGAGACGTTTTAATATTGTGGTGTTACCAAGTCCGAATACACTTGAAGCAGAGATAGATATTGTTAGAAGTAGAGTTACGCAACTTGCAGGAAATTTGGATTTAAATGCGAAATTGCCTGAAGAGGAAGTTATTGAAAAAGTTTGTACGGTATTTAGAGAATTGCGTCAAGGTGTTACGTTAGATGGAAGACAAAAGATAAAGCCGACTGCAAATGTGTTATCGACTGCAGAAGCTATTTCACTTTTAGCGAATAGTATGGCGTTGGCTGGAAGTTTTGGGGATGGAGAGATATCAGATTATGACTTGGCGGCAGGATTGCAGGGAGCTGTAGTAAAAGAAGATAGTAAAGATGGGCAAATTTGGGAAGAATATTTGGAAAATATTATGAAAAAACGAGGTTCAGAATGGCTGGATCTTTATAAAGAATGTAAGGCACTTAACAAAGCTACTAAATAA
- a CDS encoding dTDP-glucose 4,6-dehydratase: MKTYLVTGAAGFIGANFLKYILKKYEGKEDIKVVVVDALTYAGNLGTIKEELKDERVKFEKVDIRDRKEIERVFSENDVDFVVNFAAESHVDRSIENPQIFLETNILGTQNLLENAKKAWTVSKDENGYPIYKDGVKYLQVSTDEVYGSLSKDYETAIDLVIEDEEVKKVVKNRTNLKTYGDKFFTEKTPLDPRSPYSASKTGADHIVIAYGETYKMPINITRCSNNYGPYHFPEKLIPLMIKNVLEGKKLPVYGKGDNVRDWLYVEDHCKGIDLVVRNGRLGEVYNIGGFNEEQNINIVKLVIDILKDEITANDEYKKVLKTDLANVNYDLITYVQDRLGHDMRYAIDPSKIVRELGWYPETDFETGIRKTVKWYLENQEWVNEVASGDYQKYYDEMYGNK; encoded by the coding sequence ATGAAAACATATTTAGTGACAGGAGCAGCGGGGTTTATTGGTGCAAACTTCTTGAAATATATTTTGAAAAAGTATGAAGGGAAAGAAGATATAAAGGTTGTAGTTGTTGATGCATTGACTTATGCGGGAAATTTGGGGACGATTAAAGAGGAATTGAAGGATGAAAGAGTAAAATTTGAGAAGGTTGATATTAGGGATAGGAAAGAGATTGAGAGAGTTTTTTCTGAAAATGATGTTGATTTTGTGGTGAATTTTGCGGCGGAATCGCATGTTGATAGATCGATTGAAAATCCACAAATTTTCTTGGAAACAAATATTTTAGGAACTCAGAATTTGTTGGAAAATGCCAAAAAAGCTTGGACTGTTTCAAAAGATGAAAATGGATATCCAATTTACAAAGATGGTGTGAAATATTTGCAAGTATCTACTGACGAGGTTTATGGAAGTTTGTCTAAGGATTATGAAACAGCGATTGATTTGGTAATTGAAGATGAAGAAGTGAAAAAGGTTGTAAAAAATAGAACTAATTTGAAAACTTATGGAGATAAATTTTTTACAGAAAAGACACCGCTTGATCCTAGAAGTCCTTATTCTGCTTCAAAAACAGGAGCTGACCACATTGTAATTGCATATGGAGAAACTTACAAAATGCCGATAAATATTACAAGATGTTCGAATAATTATGGTCCGTACCATTTTCCAGAAAAATTGATTCCTTTGATGATAAAAAACGTGCTTGAAGGGAAGAAATTGCCTGTTTATGGGAAAGGTGACAATGTAAGAGATTGGCTTTATGTTGAGGATCACTGTAAAGGAATTGACTTGGTTGTGAGAAACGGAAGATTGGGAGAAGTTTACAATATTGGTGGATTTAATGAAGAGCAAAATATTAATATTGTAAAATTGGTAATTGATATTTTGAAGGATGAAATTACTGCGAATGACGAATACAAAAAGGTGTTGAAAACTGACTTGGCGAATGTAAATTATGATTTGATAACTTATGTTCAAGATAGATTGGGTCACGATATGAGATATGCGATTGATCCTTCAAAAATTGTGAGAGAATTGGGATGGTATCCTGAAACTGATTTTGAAACAGGAATTAGAAAAACAGTAAAATGGTATTTAGAAAATCAAGAATGGGTAAATGAAGTGGCTTCTGGAGATTATCAAAAATACTATGATGAAATGTATGGAAATAAATAG
- a CDS encoding glycosyltransferase family 2 protein, translating to MYDFTASIVTYNTPTTDLEKIIKCFQKIKLNFKLWISDNSETDALRSFFEKINDDRIEYIFNNANKGFGEGHNRIIKKVAGDPKLSEFHLAINADIYFKENTIEKIVEYMKEHEEIGQIGPKITDENGNFSYQNKLFPTPMNLIFRRFLPFKSIMGKMNDDYEMRWSDFNQIMEVPLLSGCFIFARVSALREVGGFDERYFMYLEDYDLCRRIGQKYKTVYYPFSEIAHKHGRGSYRSKKLLIYHIESAIKYFNKWGWFFDKERKIKNDETRRRYSKENKK from the coding sequence ATGTATGATTTTACAGCGAGTATAGTGACTTACAATACTCCAACAACAGATTTAGAAAAAATAATAAAATGTTTTCAAAAGATAAAGTTGAATTTTAAATTGTGGATTTCAGATAATTCTGAGACGGATGCTTTAAGAAGTTTTTTTGAGAAAATAAATGACGATAGAATAGAATATATTTTTAATAATGCGAACAAAGGTTTTGGAGAAGGACATAACCGAATTATTAAAAAAGTGGCAGGCGATCCAAAATTATCTGAATTTCATTTAGCAATTAATGCAGATATTTATTTTAAAGAAAATACAATTGAAAAAATTGTCGAGTACATGAAAGAGCATGAGGAAATTGGACAGATAGGGCCTAAGATTACAGATGAAAATGGAAATTTTAGTTATCAGAACAAATTATTTCCAACGCCAATGAATTTGATTTTTAGGCGTTTTCTTCCATTTAAAAGTATTATGGGTAAAATGAATGATGACTATGAAATGAGATGGTCAGATTTTAATCAAATAATGGAAGTTCCTTTACTTTCAGGATGTTTTATTTTTGCAAGGGTTTCAGCTTTAAGAGAAGTAGGTGGATTTGATGAAAGATATTTTATGTACCTGGAAGATTATGATTTATGTCGAAGAATAGGACAAAAATACAAGACTGTTTATTATCCTTTTTCAGAGATAGCTCATAAACATGGAAGAGGTTCGTATAGATCAAAGAAATTATTAATATACCATATAGAATCTGCCATTAAGTATTTTAATAAATGGGGATGGTTTTTTGATAAAGAGCGAAAAATTAAAAATGATGAAACTAGAAGAAGATATTCTAAAGAAAATAAAAAATAA
- the galU gene encoding UTP--glucose-1-phosphate uridylyltransferase GalU: MKRIRKAVIPAAGLGTRVLPATKAQPKEMLVIVDKPALQYLVEELIASGIEEILIVTGRNKSSIENHFDYSFELEKTLEEKGKLELLKVVDDISKLANIYYVRQKKPLGLGHAIGCAEAFIGDEPFVVVLGDDIIYTDESKGEAPVTKQLIDKYVELNGGNILGVQKVAEKDVNKYGIVKPLKTIDERTVEVENFVEKPSLEEAPSRLAALGRYVLEPEIFGYLKNTKPGKGGEIQLTDAILDMKNDKGKLYAYNYDGFRYDTGDKFGMFVANVEFGLRHPELKDRAKEYLKELMEKLNKIK; this comes from the coding sequence ATGAAAAGAATAAGAAAAGCAGTAATACCTGCAGCAGGATTAGGAACAAGAGTCTTGCCAGCGACAAAGGCCCAGCCTAAAGAAATGTTAGTTATTGTAGATAAACCAGCATTGCAGTATTTGGTTGAAGAGCTGATTGCTTCTGGAATTGAGGAGATTCTTATTGTTACGGGGAGAAATAAGAGTTCAATTGAAAATCATTTTGATTATTCGTTTGAGTTGGAAAAAACGTTGGAGGAAAAAGGGAAATTAGAGCTTTTGAAAGTGGTCGATGATATTTCAAAATTGGCGAATATTTATTATGTTAGACAAAAGAAACCGTTAGGATTGGGACATGCGATTGGTTGTGCAGAAGCGTTTATTGGAGATGAACCGTTTGTAGTAGTGTTGGGGGATGACATTATTTATACTGATGAGAGTAAAGGTGAGGCTCCTGTTACAAAACAATTGATTGATAAATATGTTGAATTGAATGGTGGAAATATTTTGGGAGTTCAAAAGGTTGCTGAAAAAGATGTTAATAAATATGGAATTGTTAAGCCTTTGAAAACAATTGATGAGAGAACAGTTGAAGTAGAAAATTTTGTGGAAAAACCATCGTTGGAAGAGGCACCTAGTAGATTAGCTGCATTGGGAAGATATGTATTGGAACCAGAAATTTTTGGATATTTGAAAAATACGAAGCCTGGAAAAGGTGGAGAAATTCAGTTGACAGATGCAATTTTGGATATGAAGAATGATAAAGGGAAATTGTATGCGTATAATTACGATGGATTTAGATATGACACAGGGGATAAATTTGGAATGTTTGTGGCAAATGTGGAGTTTGGATTGAGACATCCTGAATTGAAGGACAGAGCGAAAGAATATTTGAAAGAATTGATGGAGAAATTAAATAAAATAAAGTGA
- a CDS encoding AAA family ATPase produces the protein MKNKKTMPIGIDDFKTLITKNYYYFDKTKMIEELLENDFEVVLFTRPRRFGKSLNMSMLKYFFDVRNCKENKSLFEGLYISKSEYRREQGKYPVIYISFKDIKKKNWEETYELIKSNIYDLYYEHRYVLDKLDEIKKEEYNDILLRKKEPIWSLALEKLSEYLYLYYGEKAIILIDEYDTPLIYAYEFSYYEEAINFFRTLYGSALKGNKYLEKGVLTGILRIVREGIFSDLNNLIVYTILDKKYSNYFGLTEKEVEKSLKEYKLIEELEKVKKWYNGYKFGESNIYNPWSIINYLSSEELVEYWVNTSNDNTINRLIKNSQISMFEDLKKIFEGKSVSKIINLTSNMSNLRNPQEIWQLMLFSGYLTISKKISNKEYELKIPNYEVQSFFKDSFINENFSDKSTFNQMINALLDGNIDMYKYYLQQIMLLFYSYHDGDKINEKPYHNLILGSILYLEDWYEIDSNIERGFGRTDLTLTPKDKIKLGYIFEFKVVSEEKDLEGATKEAIKQIKQKKYDTKMRNDGVEKILCIGIAFCGKKVDLNWEKL, from the coding sequence ATGAAGAATAAAAAAACAATGCCAATAGGAATTGATGATTTTAAAACTTTAATAACAAAAAATTACTATTATTTCGATAAGACAAAAATGATTGAAGAGTTACTAGAAAATGATTTTGAAGTAGTATTATTTACGAGACCAAGAAGATTTGGAAAAAGTTTAAATATGTCGATGTTAAAGTATTTTTTTGATGTTAGAAATTGTAAAGAGAATAAAAGTTTGTTTGAAGGATTGTATATATCGAAAAGCGAGTATAGAAGAGAGCAAGGGAAATATCCTGTGATTTACATATCATTTAAAGATATAAAGAAAAAGAACTGGGAAGAGACTTATGAGTTGATAAAAAGTAATATTTATGATTTGTATTATGAACATAGGTATGTTTTGGATAAATTGGATGAGATAAAAAAAGAAGAATACAATGATATTTTACTAAGAAAAAAGGAACCAATATGGTCGTTGGCACTGGAAAAATTGAGTGAATATTTGTATTTATATTATGGGGAAAAAGCGATAATATTGATAGATGAATATGATACACCATTAATATATGCTTATGAGTTTAGTTATTATGAAGAGGCAATAAATTTTTTTAGAACTTTATATGGGTCAGCCTTGAAGGGGAATAAGTATTTAGAAAAAGGGGTACTGACAGGAATATTGAGAATTGTTAGAGAAGGGATTTTTTCAGATTTGAACAACTTAATAGTTTATACAATCCTAGATAAAAAGTATTCGAATTATTTCGGGCTTACTGAAAAGGAAGTGGAAAAAAGTTTGAAAGAATACAAATTAATAGAAGAATTGGAAAAAGTAAAAAAATGGTATAATGGTTACAAATTTGGAGAAAGTAATATTTATAATCCTTGGAGTATAATAAATTATTTAAGTAGTGAAGAATTAGTTGAATATTGGGTAAATACTTCGAATGATAATACAATAAATAGATTAATTAAAAATTCACAGATAAGTATGTTTGAAGATTTAAAAAAAATATTTGAAGGGAAATCAGTTTCAAAAATAATAAATTTGACTTCAAATATGTCAAATTTGAGAAATCCTCAAGAAATATGGCAGTTAATGTTATTTAGTGGATATTTAACGATTTCTAAAAAAATTAGTAATAAAGAATATGAACTAAAAATACCAAATTATGAGGTACAGTCTTTTTTTAAAGATTCATTTATTAATGAGAATTTTAGTGATAAAAGTACCTTTAATCAAATGATAAATGCATTATTAGATGGAAATATAGACATGTACAAGTATTATTTACAACAGATTATGTTATTATTTTATAGTTATCATGATGGAGATAAAATTAATGAAAAGCCTTATCATAATTTAATTTTAGGAAGTATTTTGTATTTAGAAGATTGGTATGAGATAGATTCAAATATAGAGAGAGGTTTTGGGAGAACAGATTTGACATTGACTCCTAAAGATAAAATAAAATTAGGATATATATTTGAGTTCAAAGTAGTTTCAGAAGAAAAAGACTTAGAAGGAGCAACGAAAGAGGCTATTAAGCAAATAAAACAAAAAAAATATGACACAAAAATGCGAAATGACGGTGTAGAAAAAATATTATGTATCGGGATAGCTTTTTGTGGTAAAAAAGTTGATTTAAATTGGGAAAAATTATAA
- a CDS encoding family 16 glycosylhydrolase produces MKKLSILVLIGILSLNSVGLAAKKKSKVKRVVEKIENKIKGKKSEENIDTNVNSNSNNSITTENEVKDKTEETNTNNENSKGKKKTVLGKIFKKDDKDSWQLVWSDEFNGDSLDLSKWSYWGDNNLPWSAGNYLDENGNLVDQSGFKVKHYYLKENVEEKDGNLILEVKKENGKTVDINGQRRRILYSSGAVHTKGKFSVQEGKIEMRAAMPKGVGTWPAFWLWPESYDSRNSSRPALGEIDIFEIYGSDLTKVTGTAHVLKADNTYKMFTGNSEKIRKNEDLTKFNTYAIEWNSDEIKWLFNGRVFKRRTMKQMEKEGGQNPFKEPYFIMINVALENKTGSDGDVDFPTEMKVDYVRVYKKK; encoded by the coding sequence ATGAAGAAATTAAGTATATTAGTGTTAATCGGTATTTTGAGTTTAAATAGTGTAGGATTAGCGGCCAAAAAGAAAAGTAAAGTAAAAAGAGTAGTTGAGAAGATAGAAAACAAAATAAAAGGGAAAAAATCAGAGGAAAATATAGATACAAATGTAAATTCAAATTCAAATAATAGTATAACAACGGAAAATGAAGTAAAAGATAAAACAGAAGAAACAAATACTAATAATGAAAATTCAAAAGGGAAGAAGAAAACAGTATTAGGTAAAATTTTCAAGAAAGACGATAAAGATTCTTGGCAGTTGGTATGGAGTGACGAATTTAATGGAGATAGTTTAGATTTATCAAAATGGTCTTACTGGGGAGATAACAATTTGCCATGGAGTGCTGGGAATTATTTGGATGAAAATGGAAATTTGGTTGACCAATCAGGATTTAAAGTAAAACACTACTATTTGAAAGAGAATGTTGAAGAAAAAGATGGAAATTTAATTTTAGAAGTAAAAAAAGAGAATGGGAAAACAGTTGATATAAATGGGCAACGAAGAAGGATTTTATATAGTTCGGGAGCAGTTCATACTAAAGGGAAGTTTTCTGTGCAAGAAGGAAAAATTGAAATGAGAGCAGCTATGCCAAAAGGTGTGGGAACTTGGCCTGCATTTTGGTTGTGGCCAGAAAGTTATGATAGTAGAAATTCTTCGAGACCAGCTTTAGGTGAAATTGATATTTTTGAAATTTATGGTTCAGATTTAACAAAAGTAACAGGAACTGCACATGTTTTAAAAGCAGATAATACTTATAAAATGTTTACAGGTAATAGTGAAAAAATCAGAAAAAATGAGGATTTGACTAAATTTAATACTTATGCGATAGAATGGAATTCAGATGAAATTAAATGGTTATTTAACGGTAGAGTTTTCAAAAGAAGAACAATGAAGCAAATGGAAAAAGAAGGTGGGCAGAATCCATTTAAAGAACCTTATTTTATTATGATAAATGTAGCATTAGAAAATAAAACTGGAAGCGATGGAGATGTGGATTTTCCTACAGAAATGAAAGTAGATTATGTAAGAGTTTACAAGAAAAAATAG
- the rfbC gene encoding dTDP-4-dehydrorhamnose 3,5-epimerase, with amino-acid sequence MNNFEVIKTPIKDLVVIQPKVFGDERGFFLETYNKKSFEELGLTMEFVQDNHSKSKKGVLRGLHFQTQNTQGKLVRVAKGSVYDVAVDLRKDSETFGKWYGVLLTEANKTMFYVPEGFAHGFLTLEDDTEFMYKCTDLYSPEYDSGIMWNDETIGIDWKFEEFGIDPSELTISDKDTKHQNFDRNKKYFEKY; translated from the coding sequence ATGAATAATTTTGAAGTAATTAAAACACCAATAAAAGATTTAGTAGTAATTCAGCCAAAAGTTTTTGGAGATGAAAGAGGATTTTTCTTGGAAACATATAATAAAAAGTCGTTTGAGGAATTGGGACTTACGATGGAATTTGTTCAAGATAATCATTCAAAATCGAAAAAAGGCGTATTGAGAGGGTTGCATTTTCAAACTCAAAATACTCAAGGGAAACTTGTTAGGGTTGCAAAAGGTAGTGTTTACGATGTTGCTGTTGATTTGAGAAAAGATAGCGAAACTTTTGGTAAGTGGTATGGAGTTTTGTTGACAGAAGCTAATAAGACTATGTTTTATGTGCCAGAAGGGTTTGCACATGGATTTTTGACATTGGAAGATGATACAGAATTTATGTACAAATGTACGGATTTGTATTCGCCAGAATATGATAGTGGAATTATGTGGAATGACGAAACTATTGGGATTGACTGGAAATTTGAGGAATTTGGGATTGATCCTAGTGAATTGACAATTTCTGATAAGGATACTAAACATCAGAATTTTGATAGAAATAAGAAATATTTTGAAAAATATTAA